One segment of Parvularcula sp. IMCC14364 DNA contains the following:
- a CDS encoding glycosyltransferase family 2 protein, which produces MDKPEFTVLLPVLNEETAIEKLVREIFEKMSDDLDLRVVAINDGSDDRTPELLDQLAQEFEGLSIVHHPVRCGKSAALRTGANVARTIWVGTMDGDGQDDPADLLAMCREIDLTTVQETGLVGGVRRARTDGDSRKYASRFANGLRKSLLKDDCPDTACGLKVLPRRLFLSFPFFDALHRYLPAFTKHFGFETRYVTVENRPRDGGESKYTNFGRAVAGLFDLTGVIWLMRRTKTPGRAFVADQIMSENRS; this is translated from the coding sequence GTGGATAAACCTGAATTCACAGTCTTGCTGCCAGTCCTTAATGAGGAAACGGCTATTGAAAAGCTGGTGCGTGAGATCTTTGAGAAAATGAGTGATGATCTGGACCTGCGCGTGGTTGCCATCAATGACGGCAGCGATGACCGGACGCCTGAATTGCTGGACCAGTTGGCGCAGGAATTTGAGGGACTGTCGATTGTCCATCACCCGGTGCGCTGCGGCAAAAGTGCTGCTCTGCGAACCGGCGCAAATGTTGCCCGGACCATCTGGGTCGGCACAATGGATGGTGACGGTCAGGATGACCCTGCGGACCTGTTGGCGATGTGCCGTGAAATTGACCTGACCACTGTTCAGGAAACCGGTCTTGTTGGCGGTGTCCGGCGTGCGCGCACGGATGGAGATTCCCGCAAATATGCATCTCGTTTTGCCAATGGATTGCGCAAAAGCCTGTTAAAAGACGATTGCCCTGATACGGCCTGCGGCCTGAAAGTGCTGCCACGGCGTTTGTTCCTGTCATTTCCTTTTTTTGATGCCCTGCACCGGTATCTACCGGCTTTTACCAAGCATTTCGGTTTTGAGACCCGCTATGTGACGGTCGAGAACAGGCCGCGTGATGGGGGCGAGTCAAAATATACCAATTTCGGGCGCGCTGTAGCGGGTCTTTTTGACCTTACCGGTGTGATCTGGTTGATGAGACGCACGAAAACGCCGGGCCGGGCTTTCGTCGCTGACCAGATAATGTCAGAAAACAGATCTTGA
- a CDS encoding glycosyltransferase family 39 protein, with protein sequence MQFVSSRLGLDDHHISLKPAAWLALMLISLAAMLPGFFNIPTMDRDEARYSQASRQMMETGDYVDIRFQEQARHVKPVGIYWMQVVTTAPFGGSEAPQWAHRLPSLFGCLIAVALTAWFGARLGGSRAGFTAGLIMAVGLLMSVEARTAKTDAMLLASITMAQVALYYIFHPPDSKEQKFVGWPLVFWLAQGAGLIIKGPIITLVSVTTLLALCLWRRDISILKRLNLPVGLLVMFAVVLPWVVIITIQTQGGFIEESIGHALMGKVATGDDSHGGPPGYHTVGLLAMFWPATLLLVLAAVTAWQRRREPLVQYLIAWIVPTWVVFELVATKLPHYVLPVYPAIAILAAFGVSDAAKLLSLRGVRIAHWIVTVLFVIATGLLAWLPYYLGPEIGAQNVPGAAILVVLAALFVIGAGLFLAMKPTHDRVLPLAVSAVVYFLAMYQFTFPAFDKFWLTRGLDREVASLEGCDNIAFATLGYREPSVVFTFGTQTLLASDERAVTHLQQNPSCGLLAVSQVEEARFQQMLAERDLDVLSLGSVEGYNYVKGDELVMTLYAGAQTALTKVPGERDSQVN encoded by the coding sequence ATGCAGTTTGTAAGTTCCCGTCTTGGTCTCGATGACCACCACATATCACTGAAGCCGGCCGCGTGGCTGGCGTTGATGCTGATTTCCCTCGCCGCAATGTTGCCCGGCTTCTTCAATATTCCGACCATGGATCGGGATGAAGCGAGATATTCTCAGGCGTCACGCCAGATGATGGAAACCGGCGATTATGTTGATATTCGCTTCCAGGAACAGGCGCGGCATGTGAAGCCGGTTGGCATTTACTGGATGCAGGTTGTAACGACGGCCCCGTTTGGGGGCAGTGAAGCTCCGCAATGGGCGCACCGTCTGCCGTCCCTGTTTGGCTGTCTGATTGCGGTTGCGCTGACGGCCTGGTTTGGTGCCCGCCTGGGGGGCAGCAGGGCCGGGTTTACCGCCGGGTTGATCATGGCCGTGGGGTTATTGATGTCCGTCGAGGCGCGCACCGCCAAGACAGATGCCATGCTGCTGGCATCCATCACCATGGCGCAGGTTGCGCTTTATTACATTTTTCATCCTCCTGATTCAAAGGAACAGAAATTCGTCGGATGGCCGCTGGTTTTCTGGCTGGCACAAGGAGCAGGCCTGATTATCAAGGGGCCTATCATCACACTGGTTTCGGTTACAACGCTGCTGGCGCTCTGCCTTTGGCGGCGGGATATCAGTATCCTCAAACGCCTCAACCTGCCGGTCGGCTTACTCGTGATGTTTGCCGTGGTATTGCCATGGGTTGTTATTATCACAATCCAGACGCAGGGCGGGTTCATTGAGGAATCCATCGGTCATGCGCTGATGGGCAAGGTGGCCACAGGCGATGATTCTCATGGTGGCCCACCGGGCTATCATACCGTCGGATTACTGGCGATGTTCTGGCCGGCAACCCTGCTGCTTGTTCTAGCAGCGGTGACGGCCTGGCAGCGACGTCGGGAGCCTCTCGTGCAATATCTCATTGCCTGGATTGTCCCGACCTGGGTTGTCTTTGAACTGGTGGCGACGAAGTTGCCTCATTATGTCCTGCCGGTTTACCCCGCCATTGCTATTCTCGCAGCCTTCGGTGTCAGCGATGCAGCCAAACTTCTGTCTCTCAGGGGTGTCAGGATTGCGCACTGGATCGTCACCGTGCTGTTTGTCATTGCTACGGGGCTTCTGGCCTGGCTGCCGTATTATCTGGGGCCGGAAATCGGGGCGCAAAATGTGCCGGGAGCCGCTATCCTTGTGGTGCTGGCAGCACTGTTCGTGATCGGAGCGGGACTGTTCCTGGCAATGAAACCAACACATGATCGCGTCCTGCCTTTAGCGGTCAGTGCCGTGGTCTATTTTCTGGCCATGTATCAGTTCACCTTTCCGGCGTTTGACAAATTCTGGCTGACGCGAGGACTGGACAGAGAAGTGGCAAGCCTTGAAGGCTGCGATAATATTGCCTTTGCGACCCTTGGCTATCGTGAGCCAAGCGTTGTCTTCACGTTCGGTACGCAAACCCTGCTTGCTTCTGACGAAAGGGCAGTGACGCATCTTCAGCAGAATCCGTCTTGTGGCCTTCTTGCTGTCAGTCAGGTCGAGGAGGCGCGCTTTCAACAGATGTTGGCAGAGCGTGATCTTGACGTGCTCTCTCTCGGGTCTGTTGAGGGGTATAATTATGTTAA